From one Microlunatus sp. Gsoil 973 genomic stretch:
- a CDS encoding ABC transporter substrate-binding protein encodes MTSARPIWVAASAGLLAATLALTGCSEKGSASASTNSGTPTRGGSLQILATADVDHIDPTQGGSIAGNNVQHAITRSLLGYKSAMDIASRNKLQPDLATQVPTPTDSGRTYIYKIREGVAWDAPGGPRQITSADFARGVGLMCNPYMASPRLGYVLDLIKGMAGFCAKFAKIDPTAPAIKKFFGSNAISGIDTSDPKTVVVHLVKPAGDFNYMMTLPATAPQPVEALAYLPDSVDYKRNFVASGPYTVGSYSPNQELTLVRNKAWKASTDPLRAAYVDKIHITQGVTPQAAMQQLQSGDADLTYDISMPAATLQQLSAAKDDHLVTFDTGATSFIWFNQLSDNNGGALKKVKVRQALEYAVDKKSLVQQLGGTVAASPQHGILGPGINGYHDFSPYPSPNDAGDPAKAKQLLAEAGYPNGLTLKLPYSTAEPNPSLVQILQASFAKAGVTVKLIPENPVDLINIITDKKRAAAGDWDLGMLGWQADWVGGAARAVFGTLYTYQGTPQTYNLANYDNPAADRLAEKALATTDAAESGKLWEQVDEKVMADPPIIPTYARKSVLYYSERVQNYQIYPIGSQADWTNVWLKS; translated from the coding sequence ATGACCTCTGCTCGTCCGATCTGGGTGGCTGCCTCCGCCGGGCTCTTGGCGGCCACACTTGCCTTGACCGGGTGCTCCGAAAAGGGTTCGGCGTCCGCGTCGACCAATTCGGGCACACCGACCCGAGGCGGAAGCCTGCAGATCCTCGCCACCGCCGATGTCGATCACATCGATCCAACCCAGGGCGGCTCGATCGCAGGAAACAATGTGCAACACGCGATCACCCGCTCACTGCTCGGCTATAAGTCCGCGATGGACATAGCCAGCAGGAACAAGCTGCAACCTGATCTTGCCACCCAGGTGCCGACACCGACCGACAGCGGTCGCACGTATATCTACAAGATCAGGGAGGGGGTGGCCTGGGACGCGCCGGGTGGCCCGCGCCAGATCACCTCGGCCGACTTCGCGCGCGGCGTTGGCCTGATGTGCAACCCGTACATGGCCTCACCCCGGCTGGGCTACGTGCTGGATCTGATCAAGGGTATGGCCGGCTTCTGTGCCAAGTTCGCCAAGATCGATCCGACAGCCCCGGCGATCAAGAAATTCTTTGGCAGCAACGCCATCTCCGGCATCGACACCTCCGATCCGAAGACCGTCGTCGTGCACCTGGTGAAACCGGCCGGAGACTTCAACTACATGATGACCCTTCCGGCGACCGCCCCTCAGCCGGTCGAGGCGTTGGCGTACCTGCCCGACTCCGTCGACTACAAGCGGAACTTCGTCGCCAGCGGCCCGTACACGGTCGGCTCCTATTCGCCCAACCAGGAGCTGACCCTGGTCCGGAACAAGGCCTGGAAGGCCAGTACCGACCCACTCCGGGCGGCGTACGTCGACAAGATCCACATCACCCAAGGCGTCACACCGCAGGCCGCCATGCAACAACTGCAGTCCGGCGACGCCGATCTGACCTACGACATCAGCATGCCGGCGGCGACCCTGCAGCAGCTCAGCGCCGCCAAAGATGATCATCTGGTCACCTTCGACACCGGGGCGACGTCATTCATCTGGTTCAACCAACTGTCCGACAACAACGGTGGTGCCCTGAAGAAGGTGAAGGTCCGCCAGGCCCTCGAGTACGCGGTCGACAAGAAATCCCTGGTGCAGCAACTCGGCGGAACGGTCGCCGCGTCCCCACAGCACGGGATTCTCGGCCCGGGCATCAACGGCTATCACGACTTCTCGCCCTACCCGTCACCGAACGATGCCGGTGATCCTGCCAAGGCCAAGCAGCTGTTGGCGGAGGCCGGCTACCCGAACGGCCTGACCCTGAAGCTGCCGTACAGCACCGCCGAGCCGAACCCGTCGCTGGTGCAGATCCTGCAGGCTTCCTTCGCCAAAGCGGGCGTCACCGTGAAGCTCATCCCGGAGAACCCCGTCGATCTGATCAACATCATCACCGACAAGAAGCGAGCCGCTGCCGGCGACTGGGACCTCGGCATGCTTGGGTGGCAGGCAGACTGGGTTGGCGGCGCGGCCCGTGCCGTCTTCGGCACGCTGTACACCTACCAGGGCACACCCCAGACCTACAATCTCGCCAACTACGACAACCCGGCGGCCGACAGGCTGGCCGAAAAGGCGCTGGCGACCACCGATGCCGCAGAGAGCGGCAAGCTGTGGGAACAGGTCGACGAGAAGGTGATGGCCGACCCGCCGATCATTCCGACGTACGCGCGAAAGTCGGTGCTCTACTACTCCGAGCGGGTGCAGAACTACCAGATCTATCCGATCGGCTCACAGGCCGACTGGACCAACGTCTGGCT